Below is a genomic region from Tumebacillus amylolyticus.
ACGGCGACGGCTTCGGGATCGGTCTGCACCACTTCATGCATGCGGCTCGCCGCAACATGGACATCACCTACATCGTGATGGACAACAACATCTACGGTCTGACCAAAGGTCAAACCTCCCCGACTTCCGCACACGGCTTCAAGAACCCGAAGTCCACTCCGGAAGGTAACATCGAGAACGCACTCGTTCCGGCACAAGTCGCGCTGTCTGCTGGCATCGGCTTCCTGGCACAAGGCTTCTCTTCGGACATCAAGCAATTGACCGAAATCATCAAAGCGGCGATCAACCACAAGGGCTTCTCCCTCGTCAACGTGTACTCGCCGTGCGTCACCTACAACAAAGTCAACACCTACGACTGGTACAAGGAAAACATCACCGTCGTTGACACCGTTGAAGGCTACGACAAAACCGACCGCATCAAAGCGATGGCGACCGTCATGGAACACCGTGGCCTCGTCACCGGCATCCTGTACCAAAACGAAAACCTCCCGGCGTACGAAGACCTCATCCCGGGCTACCAAGCAGAGCCGATCGTTCACCACGAACTGCCGCTCTCCGAAGAACTTCTGACCAAAACCATGAAGGAATTCGTGTAAGCCAAAGCAGGCTCCGCAACAAAAACACACCTCGCTACGTGCGGGGTGTGTTTTTTTGCTATATGATAGAGAGGATGACGCGTTACGAGCGGAGGACGATGAAACCCATGAAGATCGCAACCAAGGAAGCCAAGATCCAGCACCTGTTGCGCCGCACCGGATTCACGGCAACCAAAAAGCAAATGGCAGCCTTTGCATCGCTTACGATCCCGCAGGTGGTCGATAAACTTTTGAACGCCCCTCTCCAAGCCCCCAAACCGCCGGAGAACCTGAACGAGAAATCGGACGTGTCGGTGCTCGTCCAATGGTGGCTCAACACCATGATCCACACCCCCAACCCGTTGCAGGAAAAAATGACCCTGTTCTGGCACGGTCATTTCACTTCCTCGTTTCGCAAAGTGAGAGACATCCACCTCCTCGCGCAGCAAAACGTCCTGCTGCGCAAGTTTGCCCTCGGGAATTTCCGCGAACTCACCTACAACATCACCGTCGACGCCGCGATGCTGATCTACCTCGACAACAACACCAACATGAAAAAGTCCCCCAACGAAAACTACGCCCGCGAGCTGATGGAATTGTTCACGCTCGGCCTTGGCAATTACACCGAAACCGATGTCAAAGAAGTCGCCCGCGCTCTCACCGGCTGGCAAGTCAAAAAAGCCGAACGTAAAGTCGTCTACGTCCCCAACATCCACGACGACGGCAAGAAAACCATTTTCCGAAAAACGGACACCTTCGATACACGCAAAACCACAGATTGGATCGTCGCCCAGCCCGCTTGCGCCACCTACATCGCCACCAAGCTCTGGAAAGCGTTCGCCTACCCGAACCCCGAGCCCTCCGTGATCAAATTCGTCACCAAAGCGTTCATCGACAGCGGCTACGAGATCAAAGCCCTGCTCAAAGCGATCTTCAACTCCGAAGCGTTCTACTCCGACCTCGCCTATCGCGCGCAGGTGCTCTCACCTGTCGAGTACACCGTCGGAATGCTCTCGCTGTTCCCAACGATCAAACTCGTCGAAGACAAAACCACGCACGCCCTGCTCAAAGAGATGGGGCAGGTCCCGTTCGACCCGCCGAACGTATCCGGTTGGCAAAGCGGTCCCGCGTGGCTCAATTCCGCTCCCCTGTTCGGTCGCTTCAACTTCGTGGATTTCCTCGTCGACAAACTCACCGACAAAGACTTCCCGATCAACACCTCCCTTGCCCCAACCACCTTGCTAAACGATGTGCTCGACCGACTCGGGCTCTCCGACCTGAGCCAACAGACCCGCGCCGAACTTGAGTCGTATCTCAAGAAATCCGGCCTCTCCAACAAAGAGACGATCCAGCACGGCCTCTTGCATCTCTTGTTGATCTCACCGGAAGCCCAAGTCCACTAAGAGGAGGTCCAAATCCATGAGCATCACTCGCCGCGACTTTGTCGTCAAAGGGGGCCTCGGCCTCCTCGCTCTCGGTCTCACCGGCCCGCTCGGACTCTTGGAGTGGGACAAACACATTGCCCAAATCGCCTCTGCCGCAACACCTGACAACATCCTCGTCGTCGTGCAGCTCTCCGGTGGCAACGATGGCCTGAACACCGTCATCCCGCACGCCCAAGGTGTCTACTACGACAACCGCCCCTCCCTCGCCATCGAGCAAAAAAACGCCCTGCACCTCGACAAAAACTTCGGCCTCCACCCGAGCCTCACCAACTTGAAAAAAATCTACGACGGTGGCAAACTTGCGATCCTCAACGGAGTCGGCTATCCCAACCCGAACCGCTCGCATTTTCGTTCAATGGAAATCTGGCAGACGGCCGTGCCTGACAAACTTGACGTGCAAACGGGCTGGCTTGGACGCTACCTCGACCTGACGACCACATCTGACAAAAATCCCGTAGCTGCCCTCACCGTCGGTGCCGGATCGAAAGTGTTCCTCGCCAAGAAAAACGACGCTCCGATGATCACCTACCCCGACATGTTCAAACTCGTCGTCCGCAAAGCATCCGTCACCGACAAACAGCGTCGTCTGGAAGCTTTCACGAACATGTACACCAAAACACCCGATCCCCTGCTTTCGCTCGTCACCGCCAAGGGCAAGACCGCCATCAAAGCGTCCGACAAGATCCAATCCGCTCCCAGATTGACCACATCCAGCTCCGGTTACCCGGCCGGCTCCGCGTTTGGCAATCACCTCGAACTGATCGCGCAGTTCATCGGAGCCGGACTTCCGACGCGCACGTACTTCACCATGCTCGACGGCTTCGACGATCACTCCAACGAAAAGGACGAGCACGCCCTCGCCCTCAAGGAGTTCGACAACGCCCTCGGCGCTTTTTACGACGACCT
It encodes:
- a CDS encoding thiamine pyrophosphate-dependent enzyme, whose protein sequence is MATVKDFRNEVRPNWCPGCGDFSVQAAIQKALAETGKEPESTAVISGIGCSGRISGYINSYGFHTIHGRSLPVAQGVKLANRDLTVIASGGDGDGFGIGLHHFMHAARRNMDITYIVMDNNIYGLTKGQTSPTSAHGFKNPKSTPEGNIENALVPAQVALSAGIGFLAQGFSSDIKQLTEIIKAAINHKGFSLVNVYSPCVTYNKVNTYDWYKENITVVDTVEGYDKTDRIKAMATVMEHRGLVTGILYQNENLPAYEDLIPGYQAEPIVHHELPLSEELLTKTMKEFV
- a CDS encoding DUF1800 domain-containing protein, with protein sequence MKIATKEAKIQHLLRRTGFTATKKQMAAFASLTIPQVVDKLLNAPLQAPKPPENLNEKSDVSVLVQWWLNTMIHTPNPLQEKMTLFWHGHFTSSFRKVRDIHLLAQQNVLLRKFALGNFRELTYNITVDAAMLIYLDNNTNMKKSPNENYARELMELFTLGLGNYTETDVKEVARALTGWQVKKAERKVVYVPNIHDDGKKTIFRKTDTFDTRKTTDWIVAQPACATYIATKLWKAFAYPNPEPSVIKFVTKAFIDSGYEIKALLKAIFNSEAFYSDLAYRAQVLSPVEYTVGMLSLFPTIKLVEDKTTHALLKEMGQVPFDPPNVSGWQSGPAWLNSAPLFGRFNFVDFLVDKLTDKDFPINTSLAPTTLLNDVLDRLGLSDLSQQTRAELESYLKKSGLSNKETIQHGLLHLLLISPEAQVH
- a CDS encoding DUF1501 domain-containing protein, which gives rise to MSITRRDFVVKGGLGLLALGLTGPLGLLEWDKHIAQIASAATPDNILVVVQLSGGNDGLNTVIPHAQGVYYDNRPSLAIEQKNALHLDKNFGLHPSLTNLKKIYDGGKLAILNGVGYPNPNRSHFRSMEIWQTAVPDKLDVQTGWLGRYLDLTTTSDKNPVAALTVGAGSKVFLAKKNDAPMITYPDMFKLVVRKASVTDKQRRLEAFTNMYTKTPDPLLSLVTAKGKTAIKASDKIQSAPRLTTSSSGYPAGSAFGNHLELIAQFIGAGLPTRTYFTMLDGFDDHSNEKDEHALALKEFDNALGAFYDDLVKRGVANRVTVLVYSEFGRRVKENASNGTDHGTAGPVFVLGQGVKGGLYGQMPSLTQLDSGDLKYTVDFRSVYSTLLDKWLNAPSKDVLGSSFETLKFL